One window from the genome of Microbulbifer sp. ALW1 encodes:
- a CDS encoding DUF3574 domain-containing protein — MLQLRHLSLVVSLLAGLLLTACASPSPLVCQPGETLQTQDLLYFGTHKDDGFVTQEQWSSFLKTTITPRFSEGLTVITAAGQWQDSDGNIVHEPSHILSLVYPQNPQKEADITEIISHYKQRFNQKTVLRVRNFACVSFR, encoded by the coding sequence TTGCTACAACTGCGTCATCTAAGCCTCGTTGTAAGCCTCCTTGCCGGGCTCTTGCTTACCGCCTGCGCTAGCCCCTCGCCTCTGGTTTGCCAACCCGGAGAGACACTGCAAACCCAGGATCTCCTGTACTTCGGGACCCACAAAGACGATGGCTTTGTCACTCAAGAGCAGTGGTCGTCTTTTCTCAAAACCACCATCACTCCGCGTTTTTCCGAAGGGTTGACCGTCATTACTGCAGCCGGCCAATGGCAGGACAGCGACGGCAATATCGTGCACGAACCCAGCCACATTCTGTCGCTGGTATATCCGCAAAATCCCCAGAAAGAAGCGGACATCACAGAAATCATCTCGCACTACAAACAGCGTTTTAACCAGAAAACCGTACTACGTGTGAGAAACTTCGCCTGTGTTTCTTTTCGGTAG
- a CDS encoding LysR family transcriptional regulator produces the protein MARKEAALLGQLSDIDLRLLRVFRAVAEAGGFSAAELELNVGRSTISRHIKDLEVRLGVTLCQRGRGGFALTREGRQIYQATLRLLASLDTFRGEVADVHKRMTGHIAIALFDKMVTNPAAHIGEALRRFDDLAPEVSLDIHIEPINEIERGVMEGRFQLGVIPAHRTSPSLEYQHLFYEQMYLYCGYRHPLFGTADISIDDDAIRDCKYAGLGYHSPNMEVGNRLGLERDITVNDQEAIVHCLQSGRYIGYLPDHYAETFLKKGEIRAIHPQRYQYECDFVAIQRLSPKPSRIVKTLWECLMFTHSDERK, from the coding sequence ATGGCACGTAAAGAAGCGGCGCTGCTGGGGCAGCTGAGTGATATCGACCTGCGTCTGCTGCGGGTCTTTCGCGCGGTAGCAGAGGCCGGCGGCTTCTCCGCGGCCGAACTGGAGCTGAACGTGGGGCGCTCCACCATCAGCCGGCATATCAAGGATCTGGAGGTGCGCCTGGGGGTAACCCTCTGTCAGCGTGGTCGCGGAGGCTTTGCCCTGACCCGAGAAGGACGCCAGATCTATCAGGCGACCCTGCGCCTACTGGCCTCCCTGGACACCTTTCGCGGTGAAGTGGCCGATGTGCACAAGCGCATGACCGGTCACATCGCCATTGCCCTGTTCGACAAGATGGTGACCAACCCCGCGGCGCATATCGGCGAGGCCCTGCGCCGCTTTGACGACCTGGCGCCGGAGGTGAGCCTGGACATTCATATCGAGCCGATCAATGAGATAGAGCGCGGTGTGATGGAGGGGCGTTTCCAGCTCGGGGTCATTCCCGCCCACCGAACCTCGCCCAGCCTCGAGTACCAGCACCTCTTCTACGAGCAGATGTACCTCTACTGCGGATACCGCCACCCGCTATTTGGTACGGCAGACATCTCTATCGACGACGATGCCATCCGCGACTGTAAATACGCCGGCCTCGGCTACCATTCCCCGAATATGGAAGTGGGCAACCGCCTGGGGCTGGAGCGGGACATCACCGTCAATGACCAGGAGGCCATCGTTCACTGCCTGCAGTCCGGCCGCTATATCGGCTATCTGCCAGACCATTACGCGGAAACGTTTTTAAAGAAGGGTGAAATCCGCGCGATACACCCACAGCGCTACCAGTACGAGTGTGATTTTGTCGCGATCCAGCGGCTATCGCCGAAGCCGTCGCGGATTGTGAAAACATTATGGGAGTGTCTAATGTTTACGCATTCGGATGAAAGAAAATAG
- the pepN gene encoding aminopeptidase N — protein MNKTGKFALGVLCSSILAACSLEPNQLQSTTTAHALAKPAVARSDAPGLSEQYAKLRKQQIAQVDYKLSVTIDKAGDAFSGRVVADTQFRRNLLQPLTIDFAGGEVEGVQVDGKTVPFAYNGQFITIEPAHLKGRKHAIAVDYKHAYSTNGSGLHRFVDPVDNEVYMYTDFEPYDANRLFPHFDQPNLKAHYTLDVTAPKDWSVISSVRESKIEEAGEVNHWVFPQSKKFSSYIFSLHAGPFTVWEDDADGIPLRLFARTTLAEYVKPNDWFTFTKQSFEFFQKYFEVDYPFVKYDQVIVPDFNAGAMENVAAVTFNEGYVSRGEKTQAQRMRLANVIAHEMAHMWFGDLVTMNWWDDLWLNESFATYMANLSLAENSEFDNAWENFYQGTKQWAYGSDQLPTTHAIQLPVKNTDEAFANFDGITYGKGGSILKQLPYYLGKEEFRKGVSNYLKDLSYKNSTLDDFMGHLGKAAGKDLDAWQQQWLYQAGLNTIEANFQCEGGKIASLTISQSAPEDYPTLREQRTQVGLYNMDGGKMVLSKAIPVIYKGASTEVTAAKGEACPQIVYPNEGDWAFAKVNLDKVSVDNMSKHINDIESPFTRLMMWQSLFDSVTDAKLPLDQYVSFAVSNAGSEENINVIRLVSSHLGASYGYLNQVAMDDAKRTQLQLAIETFAWKQLQNAPAGSDAQKTWFGTFTGVAHTDKALGNAQNMLRGELSIEGLTLDPDMRWSLIALLNQHLYGDYAQAIKSELEKDSSDRSQLNAIAAEAIRPQQEAKALWLGNLLDNREGFKLAQLKYAASALFPTEQQGLYEANVERIVAALDEVNSSDASEFVGTYTRLFPLNCSEKGVQQMSELLNSGKQLNPLLEKALKNRRYRNQQCLDMAAAINNKAG, from the coding sequence ATGAACAAGACCGGAAAATTCGCCCTGGGCGTGCTGTGTAGCAGCATTCTCGCCGCCTGCAGCCTGGAGCCTAACCAGCTGCAATCCACCACTACCGCACACGCCCTGGCCAAGCCGGCCGTTGCCCGCAGCGATGCGCCCGGGCTGTCCGAGCAGTATGCCAAGCTGCGCAAGCAACAGATTGCCCAGGTGGATTACAAGCTGTCCGTCACCATCGACAAAGCCGGTGATGCGTTTTCCGGTCGTGTGGTTGCCGACACCCAGTTCCGCCGCAATCTGCTGCAGCCGCTGACCATCGACTTCGCCGGCGGTGAAGTGGAAGGCGTTCAGGTCGACGGCAAAACCGTACCTTTTGCCTACAACGGCCAGTTCATTACCATCGAGCCTGCGCACCTGAAAGGACGCAAGCACGCAATTGCCGTGGACTACAAACACGCCTACTCCACCAACGGTTCCGGCCTGCACCGCTTTGTTGATCCGGTGGACAATGAGGTGTACATGTACACCGACTTCGAGCCCTACGATGCCAATCGCCTGTTCCCGCACTTCGACCAGCCCAACCTGAAGGCGCACTACACGCTCGACGTAACCGCACCGAAGGACTGGAGCGTGATCTCCTCTGTGCGCGAGAGCAAGATCGAAGAAGCCGGTGAGGTAAATCACTGGGTATTCCCGCAGTCCAAGAAGTTCTCTTCCTACATTTTCTCCCTGCACGCCGGTCCCTTTACCGTGTGGGAAGACGATGCCGACGGTATCCCGCTGCGCCTGTTCGCGCGTACAACCCTCGCGGAATACGTGAAGCCAAACGACTGGTTCACCTTTACCAAGCAGTCTTTCGAATTCTTCCAGAAGTACTTTGAAGTGGATTACCCCTTCGTGAAGTACGACCAGGTCATCGTGCCCGACTTCAACGCCGGCGCCATGGAAAACGTGGCCGCAGTAACCTTCAACGAAGGCTACGTTTCCCGCGGTGAAAAAACCCAGGCCCAGCGTATGCGCCTGGCCAATGTGATCGCCCACGAAATGGCGCACATGTGGTTCGGCGACCTGGTCACCATGAACTGGTGGGACGACCTGTGGCTGAACGAGAGCTTCGCCACCTATATGGCCAACCTGTCCCTGGCGGAGAACAGCGAATTCGACAACGCCTGGGAAAACTTCTACCAGGGCACCAAGCAGTGGGCCTACGGCTCTGATCAGCTGCCGACCACCCATGCGATTCAGCTGCCGGTGAAAAACACCGACGAGGCCTTCGCCAACTTTGACGGCATCACCTACGGCAAGGGTGGCTCCATCCTCAAGCAGCTGCCTTACTACCTGGGCAAGGAAGAGTTCCGCAAGGGGGTTTCCAACTACCTGAAGGACCTCTCCTACAAAAACTCCACCCTGGATGACTTTATGGGTCACCTGGGTAAAGCCGCCGGCAAAGACCTGGATGCATGGCAGCAGCAGTGGCTGTACCAGGCCGGCCTCAACACCATTGAAGCCAACTTCCAGTGCGAAGGTGGCAAGATTGCCAGCCTGACCATCAGCCAGTCTGCGCCAGAGGACTACCCGACCCTGCGCGAGCAACGCACCCAGGTCGGCCTGTACAACATGGACGGCGGCAAGATGGTTCTGAGCAAGGCCATCCCGGTAATCTATAAAGGTGCGTCCACCGAAGTCACCGCCGCCAAAGGCGAAGCCTGCCCGCAGATCGTTTACCCGAACGAAGGCGACTGGGCATTTGCCAAGGTGAATCTGGACAAGGTGTCTGTGGATAACATGTCCAAGCACATCAATGACATCGAGAGCCCGTTCACCCGTCTGATGATGTGGCAAAGCCTGTTCGATTCCGTGACCGATGCCAAACTGCCGCTGGATCAGTACGTGAGCTTCGCGGTCAGCAATGCCGGTAGCGAAGAAAACATTAACGTGATCCGCCTGGTTTCCAGCCACCTGGGAGCCTCCTACGGTTACCTGAATCAGGTTGCCATGGACGATGCCAAGCGCACCCAACTGCAACTGGCGATCGAAACCTTCGCCTGGAAGCAATTGCAAAACGCGCCGGCGGGCAGCGATGCACAGAAAACCTGGTTCGGTACCTTTACCGGCGTAGCCCACACTGACAAGGCGCTGGGCAATGCCCAGAACATGCTGCGCGGTGAGCTGAGTATTGAAGGCCTGACTCTGGATCCGGATATGCGCTGGAGCCTGATCGCGCTGTTGAACCAGCACCTCTACGGTGACTACGCCCAGGCGATCAAGTCTGAACTGGAAAAAGACAGCTCCGACCGCTCCCAGTTGAACGCCATCGCCGCGGAAGCCATCCGCCCTCAGCAGGAAGCCAAAGCCCTGTGGCTCGGCAACCTGCTGGACAACCGCGAAGGGTTCAAGCTGGCCCAGCTGAAGTACGCCGCAAGCGCGCTCTTCCCCACCGAACAGCAGGGTCTCTACGAGGCGAATGTTGAGCGGATTGTCGCGGCACTGGACGAGGTTAACTCCAGCGACGCTTCGGAATTTGTCGGCACCTATACCCGCCTGTTCCCGCTGAACTGCAGCGAAAAAGGTGTGCAGCAGATGAGCGAGCTTCTCAATAGCGGAAAGCAACTCAACCCGCTGTTGGAGAAAGCGCTGAAAAATCGTCGTTATAGAAACCAGCAGTGTCTGGACATGGCAGCAGCCATTAACAACAAGGCCGGTTAA
- a CDS encoding CoA-acylating methylmalonate-semialdehyde dehydrogenase, whose translation MSIVGHFINGEVVESAERSQDVFNPATGEAAKQVAIAAKETVEEAIAAADEAYKSWRNTQPAKRARIMFKFKHLLEENADKICELIGQEHGKISHDAMGELTRGIENVEFACGAPQMLKGEHSRNVGPDIDSWNEMQPLGVVAGITPFNFPAMVPLWMFPLAIVCGNTFVLKPSERDPSCSLFLAQLLKEAGLPDGVFNVVNGDKVAVDTLLTDPRVQAVSFVGSTPIAEYVYATASANGKRCQALGGAKNHAIIMPDADLDNAVAALTGAAFGSSGERCMALSVAVCVGNEAADAFIDKMASAMQGLKVGAYTDSSNDFGPVITEAHMNKVNGYIASAADQGATIVVDGRNPKVAGYENGFFVGGTLIDNVKPGMTCYEEEIFGPVLLVVRAESMEQAMQMINDHEYGNGTCIFTRDGEAARYFSDNILVGMVGINVPLPVPVAYHSFGGWKRSLFGDLGAYGPDGVRFYTKRKTITQRWPSSGVREGAQFSFPSN comes from the coding sequence ATGAGCATTGTTGGCCATTTTATTAACGGCGAAGTTGTCGAGAGCGCCGAACGCTCTCAGGACGTATTCAACCCGGCCACCGGCGAAGCGGCGAAGCAAGTTGCCATTGCCGCAAAAGAAACCGTGGAAGAAGCCATTGCCGCCGCAGACGAAGCCTACAAGAGCTGGCGCAACACCCAGCCGGCGAAACGCGCCCGCATCATGTTCAAGTTCAAGCACCTGCTGGAAGAAAACGCGGATAAAATCTGTGAATTGATCGGCCAGGAGCACGGCAAAATTTCTCACGACGCCATGGGCGAACTGACCCGCGGTATCGAGAATGTGGAATTCGCCTGCGGTGCGCCGCAGATGCTGAAGGGCGAGCACAGCCGCAACGTCGGCCCGGATATCGATTCCTGGAATGAAATGCAGCCGCTGGGCGTGGTAGCCGGTATTACTCCGTTCAACTTCCCTGCTATGGTACCCCTGTGGATGTTCCCGCTAGCCATCGTGTGCGGCAACACTTTCGTACTGAAGCCCTCCGAGCGCGACCCGTCCTGCTCCCTGTTCCTGGCGCAACTGCTAAAAGAAGCAGGCCTGCCCGATGGCGTCTTCAATGTGGTGAACGGCGATAAGGTCGCGGTGGACACCCTGCTGACCGATCCGCGCGTTCAGGCTGTAAGCTTCGTGGGCTCTACTCCAATCGCCGAATATGTTTACGCCACCGCGAGCGCCAACGGCAAACGCTGCCAGGCCCTCGGCGGTGCCAAGAACCATGCCATCATCATGCCGGATGCGGATCTCGACAACGCCGTCGCGGCACTGACCGGCGCGGCCTTCGGCTCCTCCGGTGAACGCTGCATGGCACTGTCCGTTGCGGTTTGTGTGGGCAATGAAGCGGCGGATGCGTTTATAGACAAAATGGCCAGTGCCATGCAGGGCCTGAAAGTGGGCGCTTACACTGACAGCAGCAACGACTTCGGCCCGGTAATTACCGAAGCGCACATGAACAAGGTGAACGGCTATATCGCCAGTGCCGCGGACCAGGGCGCGACCATTGTCGTGGACGGCCGCAACCCGAAAGTCGCCGGCTACGAAAACGGCTTCTTTGTGGGTGGCACCCTGATCGATAACGTCAAACCCGGCATGACCTGTTACGAAGAGGAAATCTTCGGCCCGGTACTGCTGGTGGTACGCGCGGAATCCATGGAGCAGGCGATGCAGATGATCAATGATCACGAGTACGGCAACGGTACCTGCATCTTTACCCGCGATGGCGAAGCAGCGCGCTACTTCAGCGACAACATCCTGGTAGGCATGGTCGGTATCAACGTACCCCTGCCGGTACCGGTGGCCTACCACAGCTTCGGTGGCTGGAAGCGCTCCCTGTTCGGCGACCTCGGTGCCTACGGCCCGGACGGTGTGCGCTTCTACACCAAGCGCAAAACCATCACCCAGCGCTGGCCATCCAGCGGTGTACGTGAAGGTGCCCAGTTCTCCTTCCCGAGTAACTGA
- a CDS encoding cold-shock protein yields MSDTVKGTVKWFDEAKGFGFIEQQSGPDVFAHFSAISSTGFRTLTEGQAVEFTVTQGKKGPQAENIVVV; encoded by the coding sequence ATGTCTGATACCGTTAAAGGAACCGTTAAGTGGTTCGACGAAGCAAAAGGTTTTGGTTTCATTGAGCAGCAGTCCGGCCCGGACGTTTTCGCTCACTTCAGCGCCATCTCCAGCACCGGCTTCCGTACCCTGACTGAAGGCCAGGCCGTTGAGTTCACCGTGACTCAAGGTAAAAAAGGCCCTCAGGCTGAAAACATCGTAGTGGTTTAA
- a CDS encoding outer membrane protein OmpK, with product MKLTKSLPLLASGLLSAPLSLCANAETLWSDNSLTALHGKDYKVNYSLSSDDSTRNVLTFEHVSGHSWGDFFMFADYLSSEDGSKELYTELSPRLSLGKLGSRELGFGLIKDILLAGQLELGNMDDPNGLTATGPHFTNKLAGVGFDLAAPGFSYLQANVYHRNNEARADNEQLTLAWGLPFTLGSEAFLYDGFLDWASASRDVHASMNFTSQLKWDIGARVGKPKKLYAGLEYVHWNDKFGIKDGSFGVDSNERNINLLLKYHF from the coding sequence ATGAAGCTGACCAAGTCCCTCCCCCTGCTGGCCAGTGGCCTGCTCTCTGCCCCGCTCTCCCTGTGTGCCAATGCCGAAACCCTGTGGAGCGACAACAGCCTGACCGCCCTGCACGGCAAGGATTACAAGGTTAACTACAGCCTCAGCAGCGACGACAGCACCCGCAATGTGCTGACGTTTGAGCACGTCAGCGGCCACAGCTGGGGCGACTTTTTTATGTTTGCCGACTACCTCTCTTCCGAAGACGGCTCCAAGGAGCTCTACACCGAGCTGTCACCACGCCTGAGCCTGGGCAAGCTGGGTAGTCGCGAGCTGGGGTTTGGCCTGATAAAGGACATACTGCTGGCCGGACAGCTGGAGCTCGGCAACATGGATGACCCCAACGGCCTCACCGCTACCGGCCCGCACTTCACCAACAAACTGGCCGGGGTGGGGTTTGACTTGGCCGCGCCGGGATTCAGTTATCTGCAGGCCAATGTCTATCACCGCAACAACGAAGCCAGGGCTGACAATGAGCAGCTGACCCTGGCCTGGGGCCTGCCGTTCACCCTCGGTAGCGAAGCGTTTCTGTATGACGGTTTCCTCGACTGGGCCAGTGCGTCGAGAGATGTGCATGCGAGTATGAACTTCACCTCACAGCTGAAATGGGATATCGGTGCCCGTGTGGGCAAACCGAAGAAACTCTACGCAGGACTGGAGTACGTGCACTGGAACGACAAGTTTGGCATCAAAGATGGCAGCTTCGGGGTCGATTCCAACGAGCGCAATATCAACCTGCTGCTGAAATATCATTTCTAA
- a CDS encoding aspartate aminotransferase family protein — translation MAYTGNRQFKKDPRIITGAEGCYYTSADGRRIFDGLSGLWTCGAGHNRVEIADAVSEQLRTLDYAPAFQFGHPKAFQLAERITQFMPEGLNRVFFTGSGSESAETSLKIARAYWRKKGMPSKTKLIGRAKGYHGVNFGGISVGGIGANRALYGTAVDADHLPHTVLPQNKFCKGMPEEGAHLADELLEMIALHDASNIAAVIVEPMAGSAGVLPPPKGYLQRLRAICDQHNILLIFDEVITAFGRMGAATGAEAFGVTPDILNTAKQLTNGAVPMGAVIAKQEIYDTFMDQGGPEYLLELPHGYTYSAHPVSCAAALASLDILENENLFARAAELAVILEERVHQLKGTPLVTDIRNCGVAAGLTIEAAPGEPLLRPYHIAMKMWEKGFYVRYGGDTIQLGLPFVAQPEEVDTLVSALGDSINEVASA, via the coding sequence ATGGCCTACACGGGCAACCGCCAGTTCAAAAAGGATCCTCGGATCATCACTGGCGCCGAGGGCTGCTACTACACCAGCGCCGACGGCCGCCGTATCTTTGACGGCCTCTCTGGCCTGTGGACCTGCGGTGCGGGCCATAACCGGGTTGAAATCGCCGATGCAGTAAGTGAGCAGTTACGTACCCTGGACTACGCACCCGCTTTCCAGTTTGGACATCCCAAGGCGTTCCAGCTGGCAGAGCGTATCACCCAGTTTATGCCCGAAGGACTGAACCGGGTCTTCTTTACCGGTTCCGGTTCCGAATCCGCTGAAACCTCCCTGAAGATTGCCCGCGCCTACTGGCGCAAAAAGGGCATGCCCAGCAAGACCAAGCTGATTGGCCGCGCAAAGGGTTACCACGGGGTGAACTTTGGCGGTATCAGCGTCGGTGGTATCGGCGCCAACCGGGCGCTCTACGGCACCGCGGTAGACGCGGACCACCTGCCGCACACGGTGCTGCCCCAGAACAAATTCTGCAAAGGCATGCCGGAAGAAGGCGCGCACCTGGCCGATGAGCTGCTGGAGATGATCGCCCTGCACGATGCCTCCAACATCGCTGCCGTAATCGTCGAGCCCATGGCGGGCTCCGCCGGGGTATTGCCGCCGCCCAAAGGCTACCTGCAGCGTCTCAGAGCGATCTGCGACCAGCACAATATCCTGCTGATCTTCGACGAGGTGATTACCGCGTTCGGCCGCATGGGTGCCGCCACCGGTGCCGAGGCCTTCGGGGTAACCCCGGATATCCTGAATACCGCCAAGCAGCTGACCAACGGCGCGGTACCAATGGGCGCCGTTATCGCCAAGCAGGAGATCTACGATACCTTTATGGATCAGGGCGGCCCTGAGTATTTGCTGGAACTGCCGCACGGCTACACCTATTCCGCGCACCCGGTTTCCTGTGCTGCCGCACTGGCATCCCTGGACATTCTCGAGAACGAGAACCTGTTCGCCCGCGCGGCAGAGCTGGCGGTGATACTCGAAGAGCGCGTGCACCAATTGAAGGGCACACCGCTGGTCACCGACATCCGCAACTGCGGCGTCGCCGCCGGCCTCACCATTGAGGCGGCACCCGGCGAGCCACTGCTGCGCCCTTACCATATCGCGATGAAGATGTGGGAGAAGGGTTTCTACGTGCGCTACGGTGGCGACACTATCCAGCTCGGCCTGCCATTTGTGGCGCAGCCCGAAGAAGTGGATACGCTGGTCAGCGCGCTGGGCGACAGCATCAACGAAGTCGCAAGCGCTTAA
- the pepN gene encoding aminopeptidase N has product MPSRLTSLLPPSLPKLASCLLAGAIAAVSHISAASAETSIAVDRENRPALTAEYAALRRAQIADVDYQVEVTLGNQSETFSGRVTADTTLARDLKQPLTIDFAGGTVKQVTLDGKAVDFDYNGNFIALAPSMLTKGKHSIAIEYEHPYSSDGSGLHHFKDPEDGSVYLYTHFEPYKANRFFPHFDQPNLKARYTVTVTAPESWQVVTATREEKVDALENGLKRWHFPQSKKFSTYIFPLHAGPFTVWESDAAGIPLRLFARKSMAEYVKPDDWFKFTGESFAFYQKYFDIPYPFEKYDQLIVPDFTIGAMENVAAVTFNEGYVSRGDKTQAQRQRLANVIAHEMAHMWFGDLVTMDWWNGLWLKESFATYMASLALSENSEFEDVWQNFYLGSKQWAYGADQLPTTHPIEVKVPNTDEAFSNFDGITYGKGGSVLNQLPYYLGKEAFRQGVSNYLKEHAYGNAELKDFMGALGTAANKDLTGWTQNWLYKAGLNTIAVRYQCDKDRISSLTIEQTAPEQYPTLRSQKVQLGIYRMQDGKMTRAAKVPAIYNGVTTKVKDAVGMPCPQILIPNDEDWAYVKTRLDGSTVAAVNQHINDIESPFTRLMLWQSLYDSVTDAQLPLTDWIEFALKNAGHETDINVIRLISNHLQSAHNYLYRLDLPNAQRKQKLQAISDFAWQQLNAAPAGSDTQKTWFYAFADLAQGETALDSAAQLLDEKLEIEGLEIGKDRSWPLIALLNRNLYGDYEKRVVDQLKKDSSDRANNAAIAARAGRPTEAAKKEWLDNILNKRDDYKLSQIKAAAGNLFPAEQLPLYRQLSAQLFAAAPTVSATGDTLYNKAYALLFPIACSKAEIDAYQQVLAKNPDLIPALGRVLKDRQQQSVWCQDMNVRQKSVNN; this is encoded by the coding sequence ATGCCCAGCCGACTCACCTCCCTTTTACCCCCCTCTCTTCCCAAACTTGCCAGCTGCCTGCTCGCCGGCGCCATTGCCGCCGTGAGCCACATCTCTGCTGCCAGTGCAGAGACATCCATCGCGGTTGATCGCGAAAACCGCCCGGCACTGACGGCGGAATACGCCGCACTGCGTCGCGCGCAGATTGCCGATGTGGATTATCAGGTCGAAGTGACTCTGGGTAATCAATCTGAGACTTTTTCCGGTCGGGTAACCGCCGATACCACCCTGGCACGGGATCTGAAACAACCGCTGACCATCGACTTTGCCGGTGGCACGGTGAAGCAGGTCACCCTCGACGGCAAAGCGGTAGACTTCGATTACAACGGTAACTTTATCGCGCTGGCGCCATCGATGCTGACCAAGGGCAAGCACAGCATCGCTATCGAATACGAGCACCCATATTCCAGTGATGGCTCGGGCCTGCACCATTTCAAGGACCCGGAAGACGGTAGCGTTTACCTCTACACCCATTTCGAGCCGTACAAGGCCAACCGCTTTTTCCCCCACTTTGACCAGCCGAACCTGAAGGCACGCTATACCGTCACCGTCACTGCACCGGAAAGCTGGCAGGTGGTCACCGCAACCCGCGAGGAAAAAGTGGACGCACTGGAGAACGGCCTTAAGCGCTGGCACTTCCCCCAGTCAAAGAAATTCTCCACCTATATTTTTCCACTGCACGCGGGCCCGTTTACCGTGTGGGAAAGCGATGCCGCGGGTATTCCCCTGCGCCTGTTCGCACGCAAGAGCATGGCGGAATACGTGAAGCCGGATGACTGGTTCAAATTTACCGGTGAATCCTTCGCGTTTTACCAGAAGTATTTCGATATCCCCTACCCCTTCGAAAAATACGACCAGCTGATCGTTCCCGACTTCACCATCGGCGCCATGGAAAACGTGGCCGCGGTTACTTTTAATGAAGGCTATGTTTCCCGCGGGGATAAAACCCAGGCCCAGCGCCAGCGACTCGCCAACGTCATCGCCCACGAAATGGCTCATATGTGGTTCGGTGACCTGGTGACGATGGACTGGTGGAACGGCCTCTGGCTGAAAGAAAGTTTTGCCACCTATATGGCGAGCCTCGCCCTGTCCGAGAACAGCGAATTTGAAGACGTCTGGCAAAACTTCTACCTGGGCAGTAAACAGTGGGCCTATGGCGCGGACCAGTTGCCAACCACACACCCCATCGAAGTGAAGGTACCCAATACCGACGAGGCCTTCTCAAATTTTGACGGCATCACCTACGGCAAGGGCGGCTCAGTATTGAATCAGCTGCCCTATTACCTGGGTAAAGAGGCTTTCCGTCAGGGGGTAAGCAACTACCTGAAAGAGCACGCCTATGGCAATGCCGAGCTGAAAGACTTTATGGGCGCGCTGGGTACCGCCGCCAACAAGGACCTCACCGGCTGGACCCAGAACTGGCTGTACAAAGCGGGCCTGAACACCATCGCCGTGCGCTACCAGTGCGACAAAGACCGCATCAGCTCCCTGACCATTGAGCAGACAGCTCCGGAGCAGTACCCCACGCTGCGCTCACAGAAAGTGCAGCTGGGTATTTACCGCATGCAAGATGGCAAAATGACCCGTGCCGCCAAGGTGCCAGCTATCTATAACGGTGTAACCACTAAAGTGAAAGACGCCGTGGGCATGCCCTGCCCGCAGATTCTGATTCCGAACGATGAAGACTGGGCGTATGTAAAAACCCGTCTCGACGGCAGCACCGTGGCGGCGGTCAATCAGCATATCAATGATATAGAGAGCCCCTTTACCCGCCTGATGCTGTGGCAGAGCCTCTACGACTCGGTGACCGATGCACAGTTGCCATTGACCGACTGGATCGAATTCGCACTGAAAAACGCCGGCCATGAAACGGACATCAATGTGATTCGGCTGATCAGCAACCACCTGCAGAGTGCACACAATTATCTCTACCGGCTGGACCTGCCGAATGCCCAGCGCAAGCAGAAGCTGCAGGCCATCAGCGATTTCGCCTGGCAACAGCTGAATGCAGCACCGGCGGGCAGTGATACCCAGAAGACCTGGTTCTACGCTTTTGCCGACCTCGCTCAGGGTGAAACGGCACTAGATAGCGCCGCACAACTGCTGGATGAAAAGCTTGAAATCGAGGGCCTGGAAATTGGCAAAGACCGCAGCTGGCCACTGATCGCCCTGCTCAACCGCAACCTTTACGGGGACTATGAAAAGCGCGTTGTCGACCAGCTGAAAAAGGACAGCAGTGATCGCGCCAACAACGCAGCCATTGCCGCTCGCGCCGGCCGTCCAACCGAGGCCGCCAAGAAAGAATGGCTGGACAATATTCTGAACAAGCGGGATGACTACAAGCTGAGCCAGATCAAGGCGGCCGCCGGCAACCTGTTCCCGGCGGAGCAGCTGCCACTTTACCGCCAGCTCAGCGCACAATTGTTCGCCGCCGCCCCTACTGTCAGCGCCACCGGCGATACGCTCTACAACAAGGCCTATGCCCTGTTGTTTCCCATCGCCTGTAGCAAAGCTGAAATTGACGCTTACCAGCAAGTACTGGCCAAGAACCCGGACCTGATACCCGCCCTTGGCCGGGTACTGAAGGATCGACAACAGCAGAGCGTCTGGTGTCAGGATATGAACGTCCGACAAAAGTCAGTTAATAACTGA